The following coding sequences lie in one Glycine max cultivar Williams 82 chromosome 19, Glycine_max_v4.0, whole genome shotgun sequence genomic window:
- the LOC100818577 gene encoding protein RALF-like 1 produces the protein MIFQQPSKTEKKEENNLNKQTSMANTYSWLFLAICATLLLLLSSSPTADAGALGMEMTWIPSMPMEEEFQLDSEISRRILATTKYISYGALQRNTVPCSRRGASYYNCQPGAQANPYSRGCSAITRCRS, from the coding sequence ATGATATTCCAACAACCTTCAAAGacagagaagaaagaagaaaacaacctCAACAAACAAACATCAATGGCAAACACGTATTCGTGGCTCTTCCTCGCGATTTGTGCCACCCTCTTGCTTCTTCTGTCTTCGTCGCCGACAGCGGACGCGGGAGCGCTGGGCATGGAAATGACATGGATACCCTCCATGCCCATGGAAGAGGAGTTCCAGCTGGACAGCGAGATCAGCCGGCGCATCTTAGCCACGACCAAGTACATCAGCTACGGTGCGCTGCAGAGGAACACTGTCCCCTGCTCTCGCCGCGGAGCCTCCTACTACAATTGCCAGCCTGGCGCCCAGGCCAACCCTTACAGCCGTGGCTGCAGTGCCATCACCAGGTGCAGGagctaa